The proteins below are encoded in one region of Candidatus Thiodiazotropha sp. LNASS1:
- a CDS encoding PhnD/SsuA/transferrin family substrate-binding protein, translating to MAIHQHNHKLWLFILIFLSLCVTPLKADSEVVRIGVLSHRGDQATLRMWGPTADFLSYHIPSYDFIIKPLKFDEVNPAVEGGNIDFVLVNPGIYVNLEVKYRVSRIATLYNRRNDVPYKIFGGVIFTRQDHPEINTLKDLRGYTMMAVDATSLGGFQMAMREMVENGIDPYSDLKALRFGGIHDRVVMAVRNGEVDTGTVRTDILERMARAGTINLDEFRIVNPQTVKEFPFALSTRLYPEWPFSKVAHTADSLAQDVAIALMNMPHDHAAALAGNYAGWTIPLDYQPVHDLFMTLKLPPYQNLGKFTLSDAISRYWYWFLGGLMMLLFMVVMTLWVMRLNQAIKKAKDRLEMQHELILDSVADGIYGVDLHGRSTFFNRAAERITGWKAVDVIGRNQHEILHHTHADGSPHKADECPVYQTFRENQARYVSDDIFWRKDGNSFPVEYSSTPIWDDSGKTVGSVVVFRDTTRRKRAEEEARQHQIELARAGRLSTLGEMASGIAHELNQPLTAISTNAQASIRILESDSSNVDVCVDVMERIASQADRAGEIIRQLRRLVRKEPLERTEGDVNDLVNAVAVLIWPDIRRESVRLELDLEESLPSIPLQPIQIEQVILNLARNAIESLSEKRSGERQLYIGTQNKGYKSIAVIVRDNGPGVNPELANTLFDPFVTGKPQGMGLGLSISYGIIEAHGGKLSLNPACQEGAEFNFYLPFAEAS from the coding sequence TCCGAAGTGGTGCGCATTGGGGTGTTGAGTCACCGTGGCGATCAAGCCACCTTGAGGATGTGGGGACCTACCGCTGATTTTCTCTCCTATCACATTCCATCCTACGATTTCATCATCAAACCCCTGAAGTTCGATGAGGTCAATCCCGCTGTAGAGGGGGGTAATATCGATTTTGTCCTGGTCAATCCGGGTATCTATGTCAATCTTGAAGTCAAGTATCGCGTCTCCCGCATCGCCACGCTTTATAACCGACGCAACGATGTGCCCTACAAAATTTTCGGCGGGGTCATCTTCACCCGGCAGGACCATCCGGAGATCAATACTTTGAAGGACCTACGTGGTTACACCATGATGGCGGTGGATGCCACCTCTTTGGGGGGCTTTCAGATGGCGATGCGAGAGATGGTTGAAAATGGAATCGATCCCTATAGTGATTTGAAGGCATTGCGTTTTGGCGGCATTCACGACCGGGTGGTGATGGCGGTACGCAATGGCGAAGTCGATACCGGCACCGTGCGTACCGATATATTGGAGCGCATGGCCAGAGCAGGCACGATCAATCTGGATGAGTTCCGTATTGTCAATCCACAAACCGTAAAGGAGTTTCCCTTTGCCCTGAGTACACGTCTCTATCCGGAGTGGCCATTCAGTAAGGTTGCGCACACCGCCGACAGCCTGGCGCAGGACGTGGCGATCGCATTGATGAATATGCCCCATGATCATGCGGCGGCTTTGGCCGGCAACTATGCCGGATGGACCATCCCGCTGGACTACCAGCCGGTGCACGATCTGTTCATGACCCTCAAATTACCCCCCTACCAGAATCTGGGCAAGTTCACCTTATCAGACGCCATCAGTCGCTATTGGTACTGGTTTCTTGGCGGCTTGATGATGCTGCTGTTCATGGTGGTCATGACCCTTTGGGTGATGCGTCTGAACCAGGCGATCAAGAAGGCGAAGGACCGACTGGAGATGCAGCACGAACTGATTCTCGATTCGGTGGCGGACGGTATTTATGGTGTCGACCTGCATGGCCGTTCCACCTTTTTCAATAGGGCGGCGGAGCGAATAACCGGTTGGAAGGCTGTCGATGTCATTGGGCGCAATCAGCATGAGATTCTCCATCATACCCATGCGGACGGATCACCCCACAAGGCGGATGAGTGTCCGGTCTACCAGACTTTCCGTGAAAACCAGGCCCGCTATGTCTCCGACGATATTTTCTGGCGCAAAGACGGCAACAGTTTTCCGGTGGAGTACAGCAGTACGCCGATCTGGGATGATAGCGGCAAAACAGTGGGGAGCGTGGTGGTGTTTCGTGATACCACACGGCGTAAACGGGCAGAGGAGGAGGCGCGCCAGCATCAGATTGAGCTGGCCAGGGCGGGACGTCTCAGTACCCTGGGTGAGATGGCTTCGGGCATCGCCCATGAACTCAACCAGCCACTGACGGCGATTTCGACCAACGCCCAGGCGAGTATTCGCATCCTCGAGTCCGATAGCTCGAATGTCGATGTCTGCGTCGACGTGATGGAGCGTATCGCCTCTCAGGCTGATCGTGCAGGTGAGATCATTCGTCAACTGCGACGACTTGTCCGCAAAGAGCCGTTGGAGCGTACCGAGGGTGATGTGAATGACCTGGTGAATGCAGTGGCGGTGTTGATCTGGCCCGATATCAGAAGGGAATCGGTAAGACTGGAACTCGATCTGGAAGAATCACTGCCTTCGATTCCACTGCAACCGATACAGATTGAGCAGGTGATCCTGAATCTGGCGCGTAATGCCATCGAATCCCTGTCGGAAAAACGAAGCGGTGAGCGTCAGCTCTATATCGGTACCCAGAACAAGGGTTATAAATCGATAGCAGTGATCGTTCGTGATAACGGACCCGGGGTAAATCCGGAACTGGCTAATACCCTCTTCGACCCCTTCGTTACAGGAAAACCGCAGGGGATGGGTTTAGGTCTTTCCATCAGCTACGGGATCATCGAGGCGCACGGTGGTAAACTCTCACTCAATCCGGCCTGCCAGGAGGGTGCCGAGTTTAACTTCTACCTGCCATTTGCGGAGGCGAGCTAA